In Chryseobacterium gleum, a single genomic region encodes these proteins:
- the traJ gene encoding conjugative transposon protein TraJ, with product MEWDNLHELLRSLYDDMMPLAGDMAAVAKGLAGLGALFYVALKVWQALSRAEPIDVFPLLRPFALGLCIMFFPTIVLGTINAVLSPVVTGTHAILEDQVLDLNQLQQQKDQLEYEAMVRNPETAYMASDEEFDKKLDELGWSPSDVGTMAGMYMDRQAYKIEKAIKDWFRNLLEILFQAAALVIDTIRTFFLIVLSILGPIAFAISVWDGFQSTLTQWITRYVSVYLWLPVSDLFSSMLARIQSLILERDIAMLADPTYIPDTSNTVYIIFMIIGIVGYFTIPTVTGWVIQAGGAGNFTRNVNQTAMKAGNLAGAGAGSTVGNIGGKLMNK from the coding sequence ATGGAATGGGATAATCTTCACGAACTCCTTCGTTCACTTTACGACGATATGATGCCGCTTGCAGGTGATATGGCGGCTGTGGCTAAAGGATTGGCGGGATTGGGTGCGTTGTTCTATGTAGCATTAAAGGTTTGGCAGGCTTTAAGCCGAGCCGAGCCTATCGATGTGTTTCCGTTACTGCGTCCATTCGCTTTGGGGCTTTGTATAATGTTCTTTCCAACCATCGTGTTGGGAACCATTAATGCAGTATTAAGCCCGGTAGTTACAGGAACTCACGCCATACTCGAAGACCAGGTGCTTGACCTCAACCAACTCCAGCAACAGAAAGACCAATTGGAATACGAAGCAATGGTACGAAATCCCGAAACCGCCTATATGGCATCAGACGAAGAGTTTGATAAAAAGCTGGATGAATTGGGCTGGTCGCCATCGGACGTTGGTACAATGGCAGGAATGTATATGGACAGGCAAGCCTACAAGATTGAAAAAGCGATAAAGGACTGGTTTCGCAATCTATTGGAAATACTCTTTCAGGCGGCGGCTTTAGTTATTGATACCATAAGAACATTTTTCCTGATAGTCCTTTCGATACTGGGGCCAATAGCTTTTGCTATTTCCGTTTGGGACGGATTTCAGTCCACGCTCACACAGTGGATCACGAGATATGTCAGCGTATATCTCTGGCTTCCTGTTTCCGATTTGTTCAGCTCGATGCTGGCAAGAATACAATCCCTCATACTGGAAAGGGATATAGCAATGCTTGCCGACCCGACCTACATACCCGATACGAGCAATACGGTGTACATCATCTTTATGATTATCGGTATCGTTGGCTACTTCACAATTCCAACAGTAACAGGTTGGGTAATCCAAGCTGGAGGTGCAGGAAACTTTACTCGTAATGTAAATCAAACAGCGATGAAGGCAGGAAACCTTGCAGGTGCTGGTGCAGGATCTACAGTAGGAAACATCGGCGGTAAACTGATGAATAAATAA
- a CDS encoding conjugal transfer protein TraO, whose product MKKYIYTVMFILMAITVTQAQRMLPKQKGLEVSTGVVSNDKIGNDYYLNIGMTVNGKHGNYQLWALEYTHQYHDYKDLRIPQETYTAEGGYSFFLLGDARKNITLNFGITGVVGYESINRGEAMLYDGAKILSEDNFIYGAGGRLTLETYLSDRFVLVLQGRTKVFWGTDLEQFRPSAGMGLRFNF is encoded by the coding sequence ATGAAAAAGTATATCTATACCGTGATGTTCATTTTGATGGCCATCACGGTTACACAGGCACAAAGAATGCTCCCAAAACAGAAAGGACTGGAAGTAAGTACAGGTGTAGTATCCAACGATAAAATTGGTAATGATTATTACCTCAATATTGGAATGACCGTGAACGGTAAACATGGTAACTACCAGCTTTGGGCGTTGGAATACACGCACCAATACCACGACTACAAAGACCTCCGCATACCGCAGGAAACCTATACAGCCGAAGGTGGTTACAGTTTCTTTCTCTTGGGCGATGCCCGTAAAAACATTACGCTGAACTTCGGGATAACAGGTGTGGTCGGTTATGAAAGTATCAATCGTGGCGAAGCGATGTTGTATGACGGAGCAAAGATTTTGAGTGAAGACAATTTCATTTACGGAGCTGGTGGACGGCTAACTTTGGAAACGTACCTATCAGACCGATTTGTGTTGGTGCTACAAGGACGCACAAAAGTCTTTTGGGGTACAGATTTGGAACAGTTCCGACCATCAGCAGGTATGGGGTTAAGGTTTAATTTTTAA
- a CDS encoding GNAT family N-acetyltransferase, with product MKVEIRKEVKEDFGTVFELIKNAFEKEEYSDHKEQYLVESLRSSDAFVPELSLIAEVNNQIVGYILLTKINIIDADRKINTSLAMAPVAVLPEFQGNGIGAKLIEAAHHKAKELGFGSVVLLGHENYYPKFGYKLTKEFGIKLPFDVPDANCMAIELTENALLNISGIVQYPKEFEIE from the coding sequence ATGAAAGTGGAGATAAGAAAAGAAGTAAAGGAAGATTTCGGAACTGTTTTTGAGCTGATAAAAAATGCTTTTGAGAAAGAGGAATATAGCGACCACAAAGAGCAATATTTAGTTGAAAGTTTAAGAAGTTCCGATGCGTTCGTTCCTGAATTGTCGCTCATTGCAGAAGTGAACAATCAGATTGTCGGTTATATATTGCTTACCAAAATCAATATCATAGATGCCGATAGGAAAATAAATACCTCACTTGCTATGGCTCCGGTTGCTGTGTTACCGGAATTTCAAGGCAACGGTATCGGTGCAAAACTGATTGAAGCCGCACATCATAAAGCGAAAGAATTAGGATTTGGTTCTGTGGTATTGTTAGGACACGAAAATTATTATCCAAAGTTCGGTTATAAACTGACAAAAGAATTTGGAATTAAGTTGCCATTTGATGTTCCCGATGCCAACTGTATGGCAATTGAACTAACTGAAAATGCTTTACTAAATATCAGTGGTATTGTTCAATATCCAAAAGAGTTTGAAATTGAATAG
- a CDS encoding DUF3872 domain-containing protein, producing MIAIFNKFRIGLSSIYVLLAILTASVILVSCSKDDELEIQNDFPFEVNVMPVPKDIVNGQTVEIRIAIQRTGNYSNTQYFLRYFQFDGQGTLRYYDEQPYLPNDLYPLPTDQFRLYYTSTSAVSQSFEVWISDSFGNERKISFQFNSSD from the coding sequence ATGATAGCAATATTCAATAAATTCAGAATAGGATTAAGCTCAATATATGTATTGCTGGCAATCCTCACAGCTTCGGTAATTTTAGTATCTTGTAGCAAAGATGATGAACTCGAAATACAGAACGATTTTCCTTTCGAGGTAAACGTGATGCCTGTTCCCAAAGATATAGTCAATGGGCAGACGGTAGAAATACGCATTGCCATACAGCGAACAGGCAATTATAGCAACACACAGTATTTTCTTCGCTATTTCCAATTTGACGGACAAGGCACATTGCGGTATTACGATGAGCAACCATATTTACCAAACGATTTGTACCCGTTACCGACAGATCAGTTTCGCTTATACTACACTTCAACATCTGCCGTGTCACAATCTTTTGAGGTTTGGATTTCCGACAGCTTTGGCAACGAAAGAAAGATAAGTTTTCAGTTTAACAGTAGTGATTAA
- a CDS encoding molybdenum ABC transporter permease translates to MVASLVIGIIFLVAGLGLRYWLNRRKFYRRGPMGAEGFSSYESSVFIKFIEKVGKWIAYGLIIFGLLSLWVYSREKKDREIQNMEIQKQN, encoded by the coding sequence ATGGTTGCATCATTGGTTATAGGGATAATATTTTTGGTTGCAGGTTTAGGACTTCGCTATTGGCTTAACCGACGAAAGTTTTACAGGCGTGGTCCGATGGGAGCCGAAGGTTTTTCATCTTATGAAAGTTCGGTTTTCATTAAATTTATTGAAAAGGTTGGTAAATGGATAGCTTATGGATTGATTATATTTGGACTTTTATCACTTTGGGTTTATTCTCGTGAGAAAAAAGATAGGGAAATCCAAAACATGGAAATCCAGAAACAGAATTAA
- the traN gene encoding conjugative transposon protein TraN: protein MKNILKTFWTIALILGFAVQSFAQDSIRTPLALGKIEPYKMEVTYDKTSHLIFPTAIRYVDLGSEYLIAGKAEDAENVLRVKASVRDFEPETNFSVITNDGRFYSFNVYYSSYPEALSYDLLTMQKAVDKANGNDVLFEELGNNSPSLAGLLLETIYKNDKRIVKHIGAKSFGIQFILKGIYIHNGKYYFHTELRNKTNVPFQIDFINFKVVDKKVAKRTVVQERPMIPLRTYKPLDEIGGKLTEQNVFLLDQFTIADDKVLLIEIFEKNGGRHQTLQVENSDLIKARLINDMHLKF from the coding sequence ATGAAAAATATTTTAAAAACCTTTTGGACAATTGCCCTCATACTCGGCTTTGCCGTACAATCTTTTGCACAAGACAGCATCAGAACTCCGCTTGCATTAGGCAAGATAGAACCGTATAAAATGGAAGTTACCTACGATAAAACTTCGCACTTGATTTTTCCGACCGCTATCCGTTATGTGGATTTGGGAAGCGAATATCTAATTGCAGGAAAAGCAGAAGATGCGGAAAATGTTTTGCGTGTAAAAGCATCTGTAAGGGATTTCGAACCTGAAACCAATTTTTCGGTCATTACCAATGACGGACGTTTTTACAGTTTCAATGTATATTACAGTTCCTATCCCGAGGCATTGAGTTATGACCTGCTCACAATGCAAAAGGCAGTAGACAAAGCTAACGGTAACGATGTGCTTTTTGAAGAATTGGGCAATAATTCGCCTTCACTGGCAGGATTGCTTTTGGAAACGATTTACAAAAATGATAAGCGTATTGTAAAGCACATTGGGGCAAAAAGCTTCGGCATACAGTTTATTCTCAAAGGCATTTATATCCACAACGGCAAATACTATTTCCATACGGAATTGAGAAATAAAACCAATGTGCCTTTCCAGATTGATTTTATCAATTTCAAAGTAGTAGATAAAAAGGTAGCCAAACGTACTGTAGTACAAGAACGCCCTATGATACCACTTAGAACATACAAACCTTTGGACGAGATTGGCGGAAAACTAACCGAACAAAACGTATTCCTGCTAGACCAATTTACCATTGCCGATGACAAGGTACTGTTGATTGAGATTTTCGAGAAGAACGGTGGCAGACATCAAACTTTGCAGGTCGAAAATTCAGACTTAATCAAAGCTCGTTTGATAAACGATATGCACCTAAAATTTTAA
- the traM gene encoding conjugative transposon protein TraM, which produces MKENENKKSVVRVTEGNSTATADVLQDGTQNNKEKLKKPLIFGLMAIVFVGCMYLIFKPSEDKKTIENVGLNDAVPEATGTGMPADKGKAYEQEMLERKEQEKRNALATLSDYWNTEDKEEPTDEPFNEEEENNSFGGSGRNSARSSNPALNSYRNSQSALSSFYQDDNAETMELRKQVDELKEKLSEKDVPPVATVDDQLKLMEKSYEMAAKYLPKNANTENSTPANGAVPDAVSAMATNQKEHFVSFTSARKNTVSALYREPSDSAFLADWSETKNRGFYTAGSLEQMAQPKNSIKACVHDAQTVVGETGVRLRLLEPAKTPSRTIPKGTILTANAKFQGGRLQLKVTSIELEGNIIPVDITIYDLDGQQGLYVPYSPEMNALTEMAGNMSQTGGTSVMLTQNAGQQVAADLSRGVVQGISGYFAKKVRTPKVTLKAGHQVFLVSKQ; this is translated from the coding sequence ATGAAAGAAAATGAGAACAAAAAATCGGTTGTTCGGGTAACGGAGGGGAACTCGACAGCAACTGCTGATGTGTTGCAAGACGGCACACAGAATAATAAGGAGAAGCTCAAAAAGCCCTTAATTTTCGGCTTAATGGCGATTGTTTTCGTGGGTTGTATGTACCTCATATTTAAACCATCCGAAGACAAAAAGACAATTGAAAATGTAGGGCTGAACGATGCGGTACCAGAGGCTACTGGAACTGGAATGCCTGCAGACAAAGGCAAGGCGTATGAACAGGAAATGCTCGAACGCAAAGAGCAGGAAAAACGCAATGCATTGGCTACACTTTCAGACTACTGGAATACAGAAGACAAAGAAGAGCCAACCGACGAACCGTTTAATGAAGAAGAGGAAAACAACAGCTTTGGCGGTAGTGGGAGAAATTCGGCAAGAAGCAGTAACCCTGCTTTGAACAGCTATCGAAATAGCCAAAGCGCATTGAGTTCCTTTTATCAAGATGATAACGCTGAAACAATGGAACTGCGTAAGCAGGTGGACGAATTGAAAGAAAAATTATCAGAAAAGGATGTGCCACCTGTGGCCACAGTTGATGACCAATTGAAGCTAATGGAGAAATCCTATGAAATGGCAGCAAAGTATCTGCCAAAAAATGCGAATACCGAAAATTCAACACCTGCTAATGGTGCTGTTCCGGATGCTGTTAGTGCTATGGCTACTAACCAAAAAGAGCATTTTGTATCGTTCACATCAGCAAGAAAAAATACAGTATCAGCCCTTTACCGTGAACCATCGGACAGTGCTTTTTTAGCGGATTGGAGCGAAACAAAGAACCGTGGGTTTTATACCGCTGGTTCTTTGGAACAAATGGCACAACCCAAAAACAGTATCAAAGCCTGTGTACACGATGCCCAAACAGTAGTTGGCGAAACAGGTGTGCGTTTACGATTATTAGAGCCTGCAAAAACACCGAGCCGTACCATTCCAAAAGGAACGATTTTAACGGCTAATGCGAAATTTCAGGGAGGGCGTTTACAACTAAAAGTTACCTCGATAGAACTGGAGGGCAATATCATCCCGGTAGATATAACCATTTACGATTTGGACGGACAGCAAGGCTTGTACGTTCCGTATTCGCCCGAAATGAATGCCCTTACCGAAATGGCAGGCAATATGAGCCAGACAGGCGGAACAAGCGTAATGCTCACGCAAAATGCTGGACAGCAGGTTGCCGCAGACCTTAGTCGTGGTGTGGTACAGGGAATTTCGGGCTATTTTGCTAAAAAGGTAAGAACCCCAAAAGTTACGCTGAAAGCAGGACATCAGGTCTTCCTTGTATCTAAACAATAA
- the traK gene encoding conjugative transposon protein TraK, whose amino-acid sequence MEFKTLRNIENSFRQIRLYAIVFAVLCIGVVGYAVWQSYRFAEEQRQKIYVLDNGKSLMLALSQDASINRPVEAREHVRRFHELFFTLAPDKNAIESNMSRAFNLADKSAFDYYKDLSEKGYYSRIISGNVQQRIEVDSVVCNFDTHPYAVRTYAKQFIIRSSNVTRRNLITSCYLVNSVRSDNNPQGFNIEKFAVVENRDIEVIER is encoded by the coding sequence ATGGAATTTAAAACGCTAAGAAATATCGAAAACAGCTTTAGGCAGATAAGACTATATGCCATTGTGTTTGCGGTTCTCTGCATTGGCGTGGTAGGATATGCCGTATGGCAGTCCTACCGCTTTGCAGAAGAACAACGCCAAAAAATCTATGTATTGGATAACGGCAAATCTTTGATGCTTGCCTTATCGCAGGATGCGAGCATCAACCGACCTGTGGAAGCAAGAGAACACGTTAGAAGGTTTCACGAACTGTTCTTTACACTTGCTCCCGACAAAAACGCTATAGAAAGCAATATGAGCAGGGCATTCAATCTTGCCGACAAAAGTGCCTTCGACTACTATAAAGACTTGTCGGAAAAAGGCTATTACAGTCGTATTATATCAGGAAACGTACAGCAACGCATCGAAGTAGATAGTGTGGTCTGCAATTTCGATACCCATCCTTATGCGGTACGAACGTATGCAAAACAATTCATCATTCGGTCAAGCAATGTAACCAGGCGTAACCTAATTACTTCCTGCTACCTAGTCAACTCCGTTCGCTCTGACAACAACCCACAAGGCTTCAATATCGAAAAATTTGCAGTCGTGGAAAACAGGGATATAGAAGTCATCGAACGCTAA
- a CDS encoding DUF4141 domain-containing protein has translation MKKVLYLVCTALMLAVAPSAKAQFVVTDPANLASGIINSANEIIQTSSTVSNVVKNFNEVKKVYDQGKEYYDKLKAINNLVKDARKVQQTVLLVGDVSEIYVQNFGKMMNDPNFTPQELVAIGNGYSALLNESTELLKELKQIITSSSLSLNDKERMDIIDRVYKEVKDYHSLVRYYTNKNISVSYLRAKKKNDAQRVLELYGTSNQKYW, from the coding sequence ATGAAAAAAGTATTGTATCTGGTGTGTACAGCACTAATGCTCGCCGTAGCACCGTCAGCGAAAGCTCAATTTGTAGTAACTGACCCTGCAAATCTGGCATCAGGAATTATCAACAGTGCGAACGAAATCATACAGACTTCTTCCACCGTGAGCAATGTCGTAAAGAACTTCAACGAAGTGAAAAAAGTGTACGATCAGGGCAAGGAATATTACGACAAGCTGAAAGCTATCAACAACCTTGTGAAAGATGCCCGTAAAGTACAGCAAACGGTTTTGTTGGTGGGCGATGTGTCCGAAATATATGTGCAAAACTTTGGGAAAATGATGAACGACCCAAATTTCACACCACAGGAATTGGTTGCAATCGGCAATGGTTATTCGGCACTGCTCAATGAAAGTACCGAACTGCTGAAAGAATTGAAGCAAATTATAACCTCTTCAAGCCTTTCGCTAAACGACAAAGAGCGTATGGATATTATTGATCGTGTGTACAAAGAGGTAAAGGATTACCACAGCCTTGTACGCTACTACACTAATAAGAACATTTCTGTAAGCTACCTAAGAGCGAAAAAGAAAAACGACGCACAGAGAGTTCTTGAACTCTACGGAACTTCTAACCAAAAATACTGGTAA